One region of Gigantopelta aegis isolate Gae_Host chromosome 7, Gae_host_genome, whole genome shotgun sequence genomic DNA includes:
- the LOC121377311 gene encoding glutathione S-transferase A-like, with translation MSGENMFLYWGSGSVPCWKAMLALAEKGFTNYKNKLCSFQKKEHKSEEILALNPRGQLPTFKDGNVVVNESNAIIEYLENEYPNNGAKLLPSDKAGKARVFQVYHELANMHSVLVDGLIHYKMFTPKDQIDENQLQVRYTACRKEMGIWDTKLEKGGPNAYIAGNSFTMADCVAFPYLAIAKRLGMKLQKWPAIDGYYNRMSVRPSVKATWPPHWKETPGDTSILGDL, from the exons ATGTCGGGGGAAAATATGTTTCTGTATTGGGGGTCAGGCAGCGTCCCCTGTTGGAAGGCCATGCTGGCCCTGGCTGAAAAGGGATTCACTAACTACAAGAACAAGCTATGCTCGTTCCAGAAGAAAGAACACAAGAGCGAGGAAATACTGGCCCTCAATCCTAGGGGTCAG CTTCCAACGTTTAAAGATGGCAACGTTGTGGTGAACGAATCCAACGCCATCATTGAATACTTGGAG aaTGAATACCCAAATAATGGTGCTAAATTGCTTCCCTCGGACAAGGCTGGAAAGGCGAGGGTTTTCCAAGTTTATCACGAG CTAGCCAACATGCACTCTGTACTGGTGGATGGACTTATTCACTACAAGATGTTCACGCCCAAGGACCAAATCGACGAG AATCAACTCCAAGTTAGATACACCGCATGCCGGAAAGAAATGGGCATTTGGGATACCAAACTGGAAAAG GGCGGCCCCAACGCTTATATCGCCGGGAACTCCTTCACAATGGCCGACTGTGTCGCCTTCCCCTACCTGGCCATCGCCAAGCGACTGGGCATGAAGTTACAGAAGTGGCCAGCAATCGACGGCTACTACAACAGAATGTCGGTGCGACCCAGTGTCAAGGCCACGTGGCCCCCGCACTGGAAGGAGACTCCAGGCGATACGTCAATTCTCGGAGACCTCTAG